From the genome of Saccharomyces paradoxus strain CBS432 chromosome XII sequence:
CCGTCAACACTGCAATATCACCAATTGTATTCTTTCTATTATCACCGAAACCAGGTGCCTTCACAGCGCAAACCTTAACTTGACCCCTTAACTTGTTCAAGATACAAGCCGCAAGGGCTTCACCGTCAATATCCTCAGCAATGATCAATAGAGGTCTTCTGCTTTGATTGGAAATTTCCAAAGCTGGCAAGATATCTTGAATAGAAgagattttcttttcactCAACAGTAACAATGGCTTTTCAAATTCCACCTTGCTCGACTTTGGATCAGTGATGAAGTATGGAGAAATAAAACCACGATCAAACCGCATACCTTCAGTAACCTCAAGTTCGTCTTCCAATGTTCTACCTTCTCTGATAGTAATAACACCTTCTTTCCCAACCTTTTCCATGGCTGAAGCTAGTAACTTACCAACATGAGAGTCCCCGTTAGCAGAAATGGTTGCTACCTGTGCAATTTCCTCAGATGTGGtaatttccttcttgttGGCgctcaaaaattcaataactttttcaactgCAACCTGAGAGCCCCTTCTCAAGTCCATCGGGTTACAACCAGCGGCGACATTCTTGACTGATTCGGTGAAAATGGCTCTACCTAAAACAGTAGCGGAAGTAGTACCATCACCGGCAGCCTCGTTGGTCTTAGAGGCAACTTCTTGTAGTAATTTAGCACCcatattttcaaacttgTCCTTCAACACAATAGATTTTGCAACTGTAACACCATCCTTGGTAATCTTTGGAGGGCCAAAAGGCTGTTCAATCAAAACATTTCTACCCTTTGGACCCAAAGTAGCAGCAACCGCTTCGGCTAAAGTTTCGACACCCTTAAGAAGCGAGGCTCTTCCTTCGACACCGAACTTCAATTCTTTATGAGAGGAGTAAGCACGGCGTAATAGAGGCCTTAAAGTAGCGCGACTACGAACAACGGATGATCTCAACATTCTGACAGCTTTTCGTCTATGATGTTTTCTCGTGGGAAATTTCTTATACTGTTCAATGAATTGCACGTAAGCTCAATCACAACCTTACATAATGGATGTAAAACTTCGTCTCcttcaatatatatatatatatgaatgTCCGCTTGGATTCTGCTCCGGGCAAAACGAAGCAAAAGTAGAGTCACCCTCCCTATTTAGTTTTCTGGAAAATTCCACGAGCTCCGTATGAAATGACACTTACAGGTGGGCGGCTATAAAGGAAGTTTCTAGAGGCAATACCAGGTAATAAACAGCCTCAATTACTCGTAACTCTGTTGTATAGTTTATAAAACAGTGGAGTAGGGACCAGAGATAGCCGACAGGAATCTTGGCTGTACTTGTTCATGCAACTACTCTTGGTGTTCTACTTGATGATCCCGCGGATTGATATGCCCGCAGCAGTTGCCAATAGTAGGATATGAGGAACATATGAACGCGTGAGgtatattcttcatctttttaTCTACAAAATGTTTCTTATCCTTTATACATTTTATATTACTTTTGCTTTGTGTTTTTCCCTTTACTTGCCACCGCTTTCCTGCAAGTTTCATAGCCAGATTTGCAAATCAAGGTGTTTTCGGGCCTTGTTAAAGCCTTCGCAggcgaagaagaaagggaaCGTAAGCTGCGTGTGCCGAATCTATTTATACAAAAACAATTAAAAAACTATAACTGTAGCATAAACTGTTATTTGAATTGTTGCAAAATAgtaaagagaagaagaaaagaaagattcTCAATATTATCTCGAAAAAACACACAAATAACTTAAGAAGTTAAACAGTAAGCCAAAAGAGATGACATTGAAACCTTCAAAGAGACGTAAGGGCAGGTCTCGTCATTCTAGGAAGAAGCAAATAACCTCAGCAATTTTGACTGAGGAGGGAATAATGATCAAGGCGAAACCATCAAGTCCCTACACATATGCAAACAGAATGGCAGATAAACGAAGTCGCAGCAGCATTGATAACATCAGCAGAACTAGCTTTCAAAGCAACAGTGATAACAATAGCATTTTTGAAACGGCTTCACTAATTAGCTGTGTTACCTGTTTAAGCGACACTGATACAATAGACAGATCGGAAACATCTACAACGGATACAAGTAAAGATGACCTTTCCGCCAATTCAAAACTTCATTATCCATCAGTGAATGGACAACTGCCTGCAAACACCGTTATACCCTATGGACGAATCTTGGATGCTAGGTACATTGAAAAGGAACCCCCGCATTATTATGATGCCAATTCATCACCCACTTCGCCTTTAAACAGCTCAATGAGTAACATTAGTGAAAAGGGCGACCTTGATGATTCAGAGTCcttacaaaaaaaagaaaggaaaggCAATTCACTATCACGCTGGAGTAACAGTAGTAGTAGCCTCATCTCTTCCAGATCTCCTTTTACGAAACTAGTCGAGGTTATATTTGCGAGGCCAAGACGGCATGACGTTGTACCTAAAAGGGTTTCACTTTCTATTGACTACAAACCTCATCCCTCTTCTCACCCAAAAGACGAAGAGGATTTAGTTGAGGAGATTCTAAAGAGAAGTTACAAAAACACCAGGAGAAACAAGTCCATATTTGTAATAATTAATCCCTTTGGTGGTAAAGGCAAGGCAAAAAAGCTGTTTATGACGAAGGCAAAACCATTACTATTAGCTAGTCGGTGCTCCATAGAAGTTGTTTATACAAAATACCCTGGGCATGCTATAGAAATTGCACGGGAAATggatattgataaatatgaCACTATTGCTTGCGCATCGGGCGATGGCATCCCTCATGAGGTGATTAATGGGTTATACCGAAGGCCTGATCACGTTAAAGCATTCAATAATATTGCCGTTACAGAAATTCCGTGCGGATCAGGTAACGCAATGAGCGTATCCTGTCACTGGACAAACAATCCTTCATACTCAACGTTATGTTTGATAAAATCGATAGAGACCAGAATCGATTTGATGTGTTGCTCCCAACCTTCTTATGCCAGAGAGCATCCAAAGTTATCATTTTTAAGTCAAACATACGGTCTCATTGCAGAAACTGACATAAATACAGAATTCATCAGATGGATGGGACCTGCAAGGTTTGAACTGGGTGTGGCATTTAACAtcatacaaaaaaaaaaatatcccTGTGAAATATATGTGAAATATGCCGCCAAATCGAAAAATGAGTTGAAAACTCACTACCTGGAACACAAAAACAAAGGCTCATTAGAATTTCAGCATATTACCATGAGCAAACGTAACGAAGATCTTGATAATTATAATTACGAAAATGAATACGAGACCGAgaacgaagatgaagatgaagatcAAGATATGGATCAggaggaggaagatgaCCATCTGGCGTTCCGTGATCCGGCAGATTCCAGTGCTGACCTCattaaagaagaggatttcaaaataaaatatccATTAGATGAGGGTGTCCCTAGTGATTGGGAGAGATTGGATCCCAATATATCAAACAATCTAGGTATCTTCTATACGGGTAAAATGCCCTATGTGGCTGCTGACACTAAATTCTTTCCAGCAGCACTTCCTTCAGATGGTACAATGGATATGGTTATTACCGATGCAAGAACCTCGTTAACGAGGATGGCACCAATCTTACTAGGACTAGATAAGGGTTCCCATGTCTTACAACCGGAAGTCTTACACTCTAAAATTTTGGCATACAAGATAATACCAAAACTGGCGAACGGCTTG
Proteins encoded in this window:
- the HSP60 gene encoding chaperone ATPase HSP60 (Tetradecameric mitochondrial chaperonin~similar to YLR259C) — encoded protein: MLRSSVVRSRATLRPLLRRAYSSHKELKFGVEGRASLLKGVETLAEAVAATLGPKGRNVLIEQPFGPPKITKDGVTVAKSIVLKDKFENMGAKLLQEVASKTNEAAGDGTTSATVLGRAIFTESVKNVAAGCNPMDLRRGSQVAVEKVIEFLSANKKEITTSEEIAQVATISANGDSHVGKLLASAMEKVGKEGVITIREGRTLEDELEVTEGMRFDRGFISPYFITDPKSSKVEFEKPLLLLSEKKISSIQDILPALEISNQSRRPLLIIAEDIDGEALAACILNKLRGQVKVCAVKAPGFGDNRKNTIGDIAVLTGGTVFTEELDLKPEQCTIENLGSCDSITVTKEDTVILNGSGPKEAIQQRIEQIKGSIDITTTNSYEKEKLQERLAKLSGGVAVIRVGGASEVEVGEKKDRYDDALNATRAAVEEGILPGGGTALVKASRVLDEVVVDNFDQKLGVDIIRKAITRPAKQIIENAGEEGSVIVGKLIDEYGDDFAKGYDASKSEYTDMLATGIIDPFKVVRSGLVDASGVASLLATTEVAIVDAPEPPAPAGAGGMPGGMPGMPGMM
- the LCB5 gene encoding sphinganine kinase LCB5 (Minor sphingoid long-chain base kinase~similar to YLR260W), which encodes MTLKPSKRRKGRSRHSRKKQITSAILTEEGIMIKAKPSSPYTYANRMADKRSRSSIDNISRTSFQSNSDNNSIFETASLISCVTCLSDTDTIDRSETSTTDTSKDDLSANSKLHYPSVNGQLPANTVIPYGRILDARYIEKEPPHYYDANSSPTSPLNSSMSNISEKGDLDDSESLQKKERKGNSLSRWSNSSSSLISSRSPFTKLVEVIFARPRRHDVVPKRVSLSIDYKPHPSSHPKDEEDLVEEILKRSYKNTRRNKSIFVIINPFGGKGKAKKLFMTKAKPLLLASRCSIEVVYTKYPGHAIEIAREMDIDKYDTIACASGDGIPHEVINGLYRRPDHVKAFNNIAVTEIPCGSGNAMSVSCHWTNNPSYSTLCLIKSIETRIDLMCCSQPSYAREHPKLSFLSQTYGLIAETDINTEFIRWMGPARFELGVAFNIIQKKKYPCEIYVKYAAKSKNELKTHYLEHKNKGSLEFQHITMSKRNEDLDNYNYENEYETENEDEDEDQDMDQEEEDDHLAFRDPADSSADLIKEEDFKIKYPLDEGVPSDWERLDPNISNNLGIFYTGKMPYVAADTKFFPAALPSDGTMDMVITDARTSLTRMAPILLGLDKGSHVLQPEVLHSKILAYKIIPKLANGLFSVDGEKFPLEPLQVEIMPRLCKTLLRNGRYVDTDFDSM